The genomic segment tcgattattaaaataatcgttagttgcagccctagaaatATGGCCATGATAATAAAATACATGTCCGCAACCCAACCATTTGTGTCCCTTTGACAAGATGTGCTGACATACAAACTTACAAGATATTCCTTGATCAGGTCATGTGCATCTTCTCCCAGGAAGACAGCGAGGGCTTTCAGCACACATTCCCTCCGAAGATTAATGTCCACAGTCTAGAACAACAAacgtattttcattttattgttctaATTTTCATAAGACAGACATCCTTACTCTTATCTTACacttactttatttaaaaacagtCATTTACAAGCCCAGATATTCACtatagaaagaaaaagggatGCGCTCAGTGGTGTAGTTTGAGTCGCTAAAAATATTTATCCATCTGAAAGCTATGATCAGCATTGCCCTGCccatattaatgtatttatgaaGGATACAGATATATTGTGACAGCCCTCAGTTATGAAGGGTCTTGTTTGATGGTACAGATTTACCTGGTCCAATGTGTCCATGATGTTCGCAGTCTTTTGGCGTGTTGCTCCTCCTTTGGCACGGATGACTTTGATCAGCTGACTTGAGTGCATGTCTAACTGGGCCATGAACTTGTCTTCAAGAGGAACAGCCATGAGCCTCTGGAATTCTGtattaacctaaaaaaaaaatcctgtataAACACGCAAGTAACCCTTGAAGCATACCTGCCAAAATATCAATACCCCAAAAAGTATAACATGtggaaattaaaaatgtaaatgcctTTAAGTTCAGTGTTATACAATCTCAACCACATCAAGTTATGACCAATTCATGAAAGCTCACTGAAATAAATCCTGAAGCATAAAAGACTTTGATCACTTCAGTTCCATACTTGCCTCCTTCTGTGCGAAGAGTGCAGGCCATCTGTCCTTGAAATCCTGAATGCTTGGTTCTTGGTTTACCACCTCATGTCGTCTGTAGGCAAACGTGTTAGCCATTTTGTCTGCGATGACCCTTTCGTTGTTCCTTATCCCGATCTCTGTCAGAAGTTCTAGTCTCACTTTTTCCAGGCTGTCCAAAGTCTCACCAATAGGAAAGGATGGATAAAAGTTGGCTTCAGACCGTTTTGGCTTCTTCACTTTTTTAGCAGGCAAAGCATCTGCAGTAGCTTTAGATTTCAGGGAGTTTACACACAGCTCTGGACACCCCTGTAATTTGAGCTGAGTCCTGTAGTTTCCCATTTTGTACTTCAGTCGCTGTTTCCAACCGTAGCTGCCATTGAATGATCCAGGTTCTTTTAAACACGGGTGCTTTTTGATTAGGGCCTCTGCAGCTGCGCAGAAATGTGCTTCCTCTGGGTAGGCCTTGTAACGGTAAATTTCTTCTGCTACTCTTTTCAGGATATCAGACAGCATTCGGGAGCTGACAGTCAACATTTTCTGGCTCACACGGTACTCAGTATTCCCCTTCTCTagctgtaactctgtgtcataGGAAAATTGGGGAATTGCAAAATCCGCTGGCCACTGTTGTGTTCGCGATGACACAGACTCAGGGGATGAGAGGATAATTGTGTCATTTGATGCCAACGAAGCACTGTCATCAGACTcaaatgaaagagaaagagatgaaGTGGACTGAGTGTCACTGATCAAAGGTGGATTTGTTTGCTGGTGGATCACCTTGATTGTCCCCAAATCCTGAAGTTCAGTGGTAGAACTCAGATTGAAGAAGTCGTTGCCAAAATCTCGGTCCATGTATTGCAGTCTGAGGTTACCCTTTAACCCAAAGGTAGTCTTTATCGTGCTGAGAAGGTCATCTAGTGACTCTGGGATGCCATTTGGAAGAGTCAGTTTTTCAATGTTGTTCTCCCCTAAAATCATCTTCAGTCTTGCAGGTGTTGAACCAGCCATGGTGGTCTGAAAAGAGAGCACAAGTTAGTAAGGATCAACATGTGAAGCAAATCCCCTCTGGGGTACCACTGACTTATTTCCGATTAGGAGAATTTACTGTCAAActagaggagaagagagaaggcaaagaggaagaaaggggaggagaagaagaatgaGACAAGGAGAATAGAGAAGGCAAAAAGAGGAgatgggaggagaaggaggtgaggtggagaagaggggggggggacaacaaggaggagaagagacgagaagagagaaggcaaagaggggagaagaagaggagaagaaagaaggaaaagagaatgagaggggaggaggagaagaggagacgagagagaggggaggagaagaagagaggtggaggagaagagaggagacaatgaggaggagcagagagaaGGCAAAGAGAAAGAGCAGAGGATAAGCATTCACTGACTGGAATCCAGAAACttacattaacaaaaaaaaaaaaatgatatatgcCTAAATAACATAATGCCTACCCCAGAGCTGCAACTATTTGGTATTAACCGATTAGCTGCCAATGACATCACACCAATTTGGCttatagtataaaataaatgttttgagaACACAATAGTATTGTATGagtctggcttttgttttccCACTTAAAATAACTTATCACATTCAGAGGCCTCACCCTTTAAACATGGACATATCTTTTCAAAGTGACAAGACGCAGCCCTCTAATTTTGTAGTCTGCCAGTGGGTAGGTATCATGTAGTTCTTGTGGCTCAACAAGTTCCACTTCCTTGCTTGGGGATGTTTTGAGATCATAAGCTCTGTAGTGATCCATATACCATCCACTAAGCTTTTTCACAATGAAGATTAGTTTGTCCTGCAGTATCACCATTTGGATGATTTCGCCAAACTCTGGCAGTCCTCCCAGTGAGCCATGGATCAAGATCATCCCACACTTGTAGTGTAGTCCATTATATGCTACACTTTTAGCCAAGCACACATTGTCCATATCTGGAGACTTCTGTCTCAGTGCATCTGAGATGTCCTTGTTAAGAACATCAATGTGAACAGTGGAAACATGGGTTACTTCCAGTGGGGGTTTGGTAAAGCTACTTGCATGCAAATGATGCGCAATCTGATACTGATGTCTTTGTGAAAGGGAAAGAAGAACATTTTTGAAGCATCTGATATTCCTCGcaactcttttaaaaaagctatGCTTTGCTTCAAAACGCATAGTCCATAGGGCAACTAGTGGCCCAAACTTACGGATCAAGTATGGATAATGTTCCAAGAAATGGTGCTTTGGTTTAAGATCACAGTCTGGGAAAACCTCTTGAAACCTAATTCTGTGCTCAGAGATTTTAAAACCAAGATATGCAATGGAGTCCTCTGTATGAACAGGACAGACAACAAGATCAACAATGTCCTTCAGGTCTGTTAAGATCTGCCAAGCAGGCTCCTCACATGGAACACTTTGCCCAATGAACAAAGGCAAAAATCTGATTAGACTCCAGTTCTCATGTGCATTTCCCCAACAGTTTTTTGGATGCAAAACTGAGAGCCACAGGATGAGGTCGATTTGTTTTGTCAGCCCACTTAAAGTTGAAAGATGATATGGCTTCATTCAATGTACATAAtgtgaaatactttttttgattAACAAACTGAGGCAAAGTGCAAGTTCAAAAGGAACAATTCCTTCAAAAGATCATGTACAATGTCTGGTGGAAACCCAGTGGTAACATCAAAATATGAGAGGTGCTCTGACAAAATACACTTTGATTTCACACCATAATAACTGGGCAATTTGTTTTCCTCAAGGATTCGTAAATGATCTGCATGAATGTCTTTTGTTCTTAAAGTAAAGACTTTACTTCTGACTTCTTCAGTCTGGAACTCTGATCTTGTTGCTGTGCAAAATCTACATATGTATGTCCCTGAGAAATTTTCAACAAATCCAGCAATACTGTGTGCACCAAGGTTGTCAGCGACCACACACTGCACTGTGCCTTTTACTGTTCTGCCCAACTTTGTCAGAAATATCCCACTgttccaaaattacaagatcaTTAATTAAAGGTTTTAACACTTTGTGATACCCATAGCACTTCAGATCATTACTTTTGATTAAAGCAGCCAAATAGATGGAGGATAAAGCAGAATTACAGCCTGGTGGCAAATTACCCAGAATCCAGTACAAACCACAAATTTTATGCTTCCTCCTGGATGTACCAAGGGGATTACATATTTCAAATTCATCAATGTATAATATCAATGAAATGCTTTCCTGCTTAGACAACAGTCCATTTTCATTGAAGAATGCACCATCAAAGATAGTTTTGTATAAGTCCACGCAAGTTTTCTGAGGCTGATTATCTACAGTATTCAAATTAACAGCCTGATCCAAGATTGTCTGGCAGTCAAGAATATGCTGCAAAGACTTTAAAATTGAAATATATTGGAATGACTTATGATTCTTTTGGTCAAGTATATATTCCACTGGTTCCACTACATTAAAGTGGCTCTTATAGTAAGCTTTTCGCCTCCAAGCGCTGGAAAGTGGACCTTTATCTCCAATTGCTTTTTTTACAGGGTTTGCCTCACAGAGTACACTGGCTAGCTTTTCAACAACTGACTGGTCAAATTGGCATCCATTGTCTTGTAATACTTGTCGAATAGTCTTTTGGGTAATCGGCAGAGAAAGAGAACCAATCAAATAGTTTAACTCCTGCAAAAGCTCATCTACAGCTGCATGAGACACAAGGAAGATGTGTTCCAACTTAAGGACCACTGAAGCAATTTTAAGTTCAATATCCTTCTCCAAGTTATCATAATCCCCATtgtcaaaagcagaatttaAATTTACATTACTCTCTATAATTTCCCCATCTGAAATATCACTGGCAACACTGGCACAAGATTCTTCAACAGAACTTATCCCAGGCTTGAAGGTGTTCACTGTACCAGagtgttttctgtatttatgaCTTTTGAAGTTCTCATAGACATTGGTTTTATATTCACAGTTTTGGAACACACATGTTACAGTCTCCTTATTTTTAAGATGCTGATAGATATGTTGAAAATATTCCCTTTCTGTGGAGAGTTGATTATGGCCACAAATAGAGCATGTGAATGTGGACACAGCTTTGGTGACTGCTTGTTGGGCAGGGTGATTTCTTGATAGATGACTCAGTAGAGCATTCCAAGTCTTGAACCTACATGCACAATTTAAATAAGTGCATGGATATGAGTGGCCCCTGTCCGTAATGCCTATGAATCAGTTTGTAGTGCTTGAGCAGTTCAGATCTTTTTGTTAATGCCGTCCCACAGTCCTTGCATCTCCACATGAAGCACAACACTGGAGAAACACAGAGATGCGCTTTACTGAgcgtatatataaataattttggaaaaacgcagagtagggttgggcaatattacaatatatcaGACTAGATGTCATCTCAGCTTTTGGATATCATGATTAAGATTGTGATGTGATGTTTTGCCACATCACCCAACGCAAAGCGAATCACTTAAACACAAAATCCATTCATCAAATGTAATCAGCCCTCTTTAATTAGATTTTAAGAGATTTACAACTTACCTTTGGTAGTCCAAATGAGTTGTATCCTGGCTTGAAGTAACCACCGccagtcatgaaaaaaaaaaaaaaaaaactaggaattaattaatattaaagaaaaggacattttcattccagtgtttatttttatttgtgtacgAGTTTAATCTGCGAGCAGCAGCGCGTCAATTTACACAGAGCACCTTGAGCGGGTGAAAGCCAGGCACAGAAACCGCTAAGAGAATCCGtggattttcaaaataaaataccccGAGCAAACTGCTGGTCGTTGTTTAGAAGAACATACTAACGTGAAAATGGCCAAATCTGAGCAAGTAAACGTAAAAGTTTGGCGGGCTAAACCCTTGCTTCTGAAACGCTCCCAGTAGAGTCTTAAGTTGCATACAGGACGGACTAAATGGCGGGCGCGTCACGCCGAGGCGTGTGCAGTGGGGTTTTGCACCTGTAACGGATTTAGGACAGAGAAGACAGCAGACAACTCTTCACACAGTAAACATTTAACACCACTGCCTCGATAATATCTAGCGTAAATACGAAGGCAGCCCTGCCACCGAGGCACCGCACACCATCTACTCCCTCTCCCACAGCCGATGCGTGCGTGTATCTCCTTTCCCTCTTAACTTCAAGTACATTGAAAACGACGCATGTGGTAGCAAATTCACGATTCCCGGAGCTCCACAGTTTAAGCATAATTAACATTACCTTCCACATCACTCATGGCCGTGACCGCATGAAGTGAGCGCGCCGACAGGCATGTGAACCAATACTCGTGTATAAATGCGCGCGCCCAAGGGAAGTCTGAAGAGAACCGCGACCCAGCTTGTTGGGATAATGGGCTAATGCTAATAAATAACTAACACTAAGCCAACACCAATACACTGCATGGATACACAACTGTAAACTAACGTTACGGTATTAATCCAACAGAGTCCCGCCCGCAAACTACTGGTGAAGCCCCATGCAGCAGAGTAggatagctagctagttgctagCCCCACTAGCTGTCCCGGATGCTAGCGGCGGATGCTACCCGACTCTACTTTTCACAACACAGTTGGACAATTTTCTAtcttaaatatgaaattattgGTTTTACCTCTGACTTACCTTCAAAAACGATGGAGACAGTGGTAATTCAGTATCTAGCTATCTTCTTCCCAGTTGTCTGAGCCGAGAAAATGGCGGTTCAAGTGCAGGTAGAAAGTTCTGGAGAAGGCGGAGACGTCATGACGTCAGGCGCACAGCGTCCGAAAAAATCTAATTGATGCAGGTTCACTCAAATGACAATAGCAAGTTACATGTGTGCTGAGGGAACAATATGTAATTCCAAGTTGAAATACTCCACAAATGTAGATTGCCTCCACTAAAGCAAAAATCTGAATGAAACTCACTCAGAACTTTACACTACTTCAACTACTGCTGAGATACACTTTTTAGAGTGTAGGGTCTTACGAAGCTAACACTTTTCTCAGATTttcatgcatttttgtgaatttgagaGGTCTCGTTAGGATTCCTATGAACCCagaaatggtgactttgcgcTGGGTATGGAACGCCGCGGGCTTCCGACCGTGACGGGGCTCCATCCAGCTGACAgaggggtctgtgaaggaggacaggctGGGCGGCCAGGAAGCAACCCAGGCAACACCGGCCGCTGTCACGTAGACTGCGGAGCTCCTGAAGTCGTACACAGTCAAAAAGAAATttaattagccatcaattttcataaaacggcacatatttgacctctacatagttgatttctcgcataaaaaagtctcagaagtgaattaaGTTACAAAATAGCAGACAAATATGTATAAAAtttctgtgcagtgtgtgtgacgTGGTGTGCATGGAGCGGCACggaggggaggggctgtgtgtgtgtgtgtgtgtgtatgtgtgtatgtgtgtgtctgtgtatgtgtgtatgtgtgtgtgtatgtttgtctctatgtgtgtctctgtgtgtgtgtccgtgtgagtgtgtgtggctatgtgcGTGTacgtttgtctctgtgtgtgtgtgtgtgtctgtgtgtgcaggtctttgtgtgtgtgtgtgtgtgtattgtgatggaagttttcctttgaaagcagcagcgtttagaaatatcaatgatcaaatgaaaacgaataacgactgtttgagaattaaaccaaagtttggtctttgaatatttatttatatttgcaaatggagaaaacacagtttcaaaggtacacgcagcacaactgaaaatgtctttcctaactagaaacctaaaaatcaaaacatcttatagtgaagaaactctcgttaagccacccctcttcaaatatctttagcatgctgccacttttctaaaaaataccatagacagtcagatgattttacaaccttccattctgctcctgtgtctcctacattagactaaacacctgcttatctcaggagagatctgagagaaacaaacaaatgaggagctgcaatttctttagcgaaaataacttatgctattgctcacagtctacaaggccagctctctcactggtgcctttaagtctacaggaaggaacaggattatgtggaggtttaaaacaatctttagataaatggtcaatatcattaaacaaatggttaaaataaaatttgccaccacagtatGTATATGACCGGTTAAGGCCGTTATATGGTCCTGGGCaagctccacgcagagctttcgctgtagcctacgtaagtggcctgatgtttatacttgtgcgctggtgtggtcgagccggcatgtgtgtgtgtgtgtgtgcgtgtggggagtgtgtggtagagccagggagaagtgagagcatgacggcgattagctttggagtGAGTatcgactctagagtcatattgAGAGAAACAgcgtctcccctgtgttttctgaccacagtgggTAATCCATAGCAGGAatagttaaccctctccttgattgtatgttgtttatggagaaggagaaccaggaaacgaGTCAGGGGAAGTGCAACGCTACCACCATGGCCGGGCGACGTGCATCGCTGTGACGTTTAGTAGTTAAGGAGGGAGAGATCAATTAATATTTACTTTAATCTCCTAAATATTCCTATCATACACCCTAAAAAATGCTGGGTTATTTCATCTACCCAACCGCtgggttatgaaatgttttaaccattatgggttatttatatggaagttgggttattttgtgcAACTCATGCATTGAGTCAAAATCCATCAACCCAACATACATCGGTTGACCCAGCACTTGGGTTGTTTGTGCTTCGAACGTCATCAGATCATCACCAGAGTCCACACACCGAGCGCTTGTCACAGCAGAGAACCAGTCTGGTCATCCAACGAGGCAAATACATAATACAAGGTTTGTGTACACTAGCTACATGTCTAATTCACATTGTCTGTGTTGCGTTACCTATTAAAGTACTATCTTTATATTGTGAGGCTAGTTGGTTAGTttggctaacaacgtagctagctaacgttaaccatTTAGCCGTTATCATGGAAGCATGGATAGCCTACAGCTTATCCGTTTGGTCTGAATTATATTAATGAAACAAGTTCATAATGCCTATGGGCATATGGTCATGTTTATTGAGTTCACCAGGCTAATTTGCCAGCTAGTTTCAAGCTAGCCAGGTGATTCGCCAGTTAACaaactatctagctagctaggtagctagctagatagtttACTAGCCAACAGGCTGTCAGTTAGTTGCTTTGCTAGCtatattattttaactggctATAAATGAAAGCGCTTGTTTTTCCtgaagcttttaatgtgaaatgtgaaggcaTAACAGTGTATGACTTATTTaagtatgtaaaaacagtgagataacctgatatgtctgactaaatgcatttatgtgcatttatttaagtaatgtggtgacccacaatagataagaacaaatgcttatttaaaATGGCGGCCTGGCAAACGACAAGGGCCACTTGAGTTAAGGGTTAAGAAattttgggaaccactgctgtactgtTGCACTGACACTCGTGCCCTGAAGGCTATGCTTTgagcagccacaaatattcttgtaaaaaggtaaaaacaattcacatgcatgcaatttgtcatatgaattgtatagatagagagggaggattgtgatgctaaataaaatggctgttatcttcacattggattacattctgctgttagtctgcattgcttttacatggtgatatctgaatagttaatacaatagcaattgtatctttgcttaagctctttttgtgtttgtttcagatcaatGGATAGCTTTGTCATTAACACTTTGACAGAATGCCAAACCTTGTCGAAAGATTTAAAAGTtaagaaatatgttttcccatccacagcatatcaagtctgcattgctactaaagcccttttcagacatgaattcttatgaaaaataatttcctctttttttcaatagcTTCCATGTAATATGTCAAAGTGACTCCAATAGATGAATAGAGCCGGCCACTGGATTCCTGGAGGAAAGGCTGCGGAACGTCAGGAAGCGGCTGAGATCAACCAGCAGGTCGCGGAGCACggcacagacaccaccacaaacGCCAGATGATGGCGCTCTTGCAAGGGCTCTCATACCAGGTaattattaaactgaaaaattatttgatgaAGCAAAACATAGCCAGATAGAGACCTACATGCCGAACACAGCAGTCTACAGGGCCAAGTGGATTAGGGACAACAATTGGACCATCGATCAGATCCTCGAAGAGTTCCCTCACCTAATGACCAAAGGCATGGTAGGTATAGGAtgcattgtttataatgttttattagtgtgccacattgaattggtgtgaaatgtgttttccattttatagaTTGCACAGGCTTGTCCTGCATGGGGATGCTGCATCAAAGTTGTTTGAAACTTGGTCACGTGAAATGCCAGGGGGGGAGTTTAAAGTTTATTCAAAGTAGAATACTTGCTTGCAAGTAGAGCTCATGGCTCTTAATAGCAGCTTTTTAAtaggaatttgaatttgttcagtatagacctgttgaatgttcagccagttcattcgtaattgttgttttgctctgaatgttttcctacctgagtgatatgaactgcaccagttccactatattgttgatataataacatttttttaaagattccattatgttgttttgtttttgtattgtttaagtgtttattaaataatatatgtatacatCTAGCATGTATTCTGTTCTAGGTTTGaagtttaacagttttattgcaatttattttcttaaattgtactgtaatgtgttagAATTAATCTGGCATATGCGTTAATTTTGCCCAGCATTCGGGTaaactatataacaaatatgtagttgaatcaacccagaattataattaacagatggatcgcttcgcatttgctcggcatatccatctgggaactttccgttggagaacttttgggaaggggcggaaatactggttggatgaaccatctgtctatcacctatgttagtgatagacgggccaaatcaaccaatcagatccacgaagcgtatgaaaatacaaccacaagcccgcccctgctgctgcaggcaaagcatagctcgtaagctcagcatgcaagcaacatgtcggtaaaggagatttgccgtttgtgtaacgagaatttaggaataaaagaataaaaggccccatttcaggttcccggaccatattccaaaagaaggatccaagagaaaaaaagcattagcgagcggctaacagaattaggactaccgctggtgtgtgtgtgtgcatgtctgtgtgtgtgtgtgtgtgtgtgtgtgtgtgtgtgtgttttgtttatgtatgtttgtgtgtgtgtgtgtgtgtgtgtgtgtgtgtgtgtgtgtgtgtgtgtgtgtgtgtgtgtgtgtgtatgggcatgtgtttgtatgtctgtctctgtgtgtgaatgtgtgagtctgtttatgtgtgtgtgagtgtgtacatgtatgtgtatagttgtctgtgtgtttgtatgtgtgtgtg from the Perca flavescens isolate YP-PL-M2 chromosome 2, PFLA_1.0, whole genome shotgun sequence genome contains:
- the LOC114572921 gene encoding uncharacterized protein LOC114572921, encoding MSDVEGYNSFGLPKTTMAGSTPARLKMILGENNIEKLTLPNGIPESLDDLLSTIKTTFGLKGNLRLQYMDRDFGNDFFNLSSTTELQDLGTIKVIHQQTNPPLISDTQSTSSLSLSFESDDSASLASNDTIILSSPESVSSRTQQWPADFAIPQFSYDTELQLEKGNTEYRVSQKMLTVSSRMLSDILKRVAEEIYRYKAYPEEAHFCAAAEALIKKHPCLKEPGSFNGSYGWKQRLKYKMGNYRTQLKLQGCPELCVNSLKSKATADALPAKKVKKPKRSEANFYPSFPIGETLDSLEKVRLELLTEIGIRNNERVIADKMANTFAYRRHEVVNQEPSIQDFKDRWPALFAQKEVNTEFQRLMAVPLEDKFMAQLDMHSSQLIKVIRAKGGATRQKTANIMDTLDQTVDINLRRECVLKALAVFLGEDAHDLIKEYLDSGADDAQRDLEQLTMAVFVIRKEGEGLQEPPEDIGIVIEGVEVLHELTSVASACALLLGLIF